In Marinobacter sp. M3C, the genomic stretch CACCCTCGACATTACTTCTTGGCTCGTCTGGTTTGTTAGTACCTTGGAAGAAGCCTTGCAACAAGCGCTATTAAGAGTGGATCGTGTGCTGTCGAAAGCACGATTCTGGCAGCGCCATGCCAGTACCGTTCTGAATGAGCGCCAGATTAAAGTGCTGAACCGATTGCTGGATACGAAGGGTGAAGAGTTTGATCAAGGTATAAATGCACGCAAATACCAGTCATTGGCGAGAGTCAGCAAAGCAACGGCCACGCGAGACCTGGCCGAGCTGTCCGAAAAAGGCTGCTTGCTTAAGTTGCCGGGCGGTGGGCGGAGCACGCGTTATACGGTTGCTCTTGTAGTACCTTATGGGGTTTGTTAGTATGCGCCCCGCTTTCAGGGAAACATTCTGAAACGCCGTTATGGTGGCCCTATTGGTGCCTTCGCAACATGAAACCGTGAACCCGGTCAGACCCGGAAGGGAGCAGCCGCAGCGGTCGATATGTGTGCCGGAGTGTCGCTGGTGGGGCCACCACCTGTTTTAGCCCCTATTTTCTGTTTTTGCTTTCCTGTCAATTATCGTTATCTACCCGCTGTTTTCCTTGTCACTTTCTCGATTACTATTTAATCACTCTTCATTACGTCTACCCTTTGTTTTTCGGTTTTAGCATCCATGCTAGTATTAACGCTATTTTTCACGGCAATTGGCGAACTATGAGCTACCAGGTACTTGCCCGTAAATGGCGCCCGCGCACCTTCGAAGACATGGTGGGGCAGGAACACGTGCTTCAGGCGTTAATTCACGCGCTGGAAAGCCAGCGCCTGCACCATGCCTATTTGTTTACCGGCACCCGCGGTGTGGGTAAAACCACCATTGGCCGCCTGTTGGCCCGCTGTTTGAACTGTGAAACCGGCATTACCGCGAAACCTTGCGGTGTTTGTGGCAGCTGCCGCGAAATTCAGGAAGGCCGCTTTGTTGACCTGATTGAGATAGACGCGGCCTCGCGCACCGGCGTTGACGACATGCGTGAGCTGACAGACAACGTGCAGTATTCGCCCACCCGTGGGCGCTTTAAGGTGTACCTGATTGACGAGGTGCACATGCTTACCACTCAATCGTTCAACGCCTTTCTGAAAACCCTGGAAGAGCCGCCAGAACACGTTAAATTCCTGTTGGCCACCACCGATCCCCAGAAGCTGCCGGTGACGGTGTTATCGCGCTGCCTGCAGTTCAATTTGAAGCGGATGACGCCGGAACACATCGCCGGCCATTTGAACCACGTACTGACCGCTGAAAAGATTCCTTTTGAAGAGCCGGCCCTGTGGCTTCTGGCGCGCGCAGCGGACGGCAGTATGCGCGATGCCCTGAGCCTGACCGACCAGGCAATTGCGTTTGGTAACCAGCAGTTGGCAGCAAGCGATGTCAGTTCCATGCTGGGCACGATTAATCAGCGTGATATCGAAAGCCTGGTAGGCACTTTGGTTGGCCGTGATGGCCCGGCATTGCTAACAGAAATTAGCCGTATTGCTGATTTTGCGCCGGATTACGGTGTAATTCTGGCGGATCTGTTGTCGCTGTTCCACCGGGTGACGATGGAGCAGGTGGTGCCTGGCAGTGCGGACAACGCCTTGGGCGACGCGCACCAGATTCATGCGCTGGCTAAGAAGCTGAGTGCCGAAGACGCCCAGTTGTTTTACCAAGTAGCGTTGATGGGGCGCAAAGATCTGGCGATAACGCCGGACGCGCGCATGGGATTCGAAATGACGCTGCTGCGTATGTTGGCATTCCGGCCCGGAACCGCTCGCCGGGAACCGCCCACGGCGATTGCTGCGGAGTCGGCACCGGCCGGAAACCGCGATGAACCAGACCCTGTTGCTGCTAGTTCGAATCAACCTGCAGCGCCAGTACCCGCAAAGCCGGAGCCTGTGGCCCCGGCAGCTTCGGCGGCGCCGCCAGCAGCAGCACGAATGCCGGTTGAGTCGATTCCACCTTGGGAGCCTCAGCCTGGCACAGACGTAGATTACCCTGACGACGGTGCCCTTTACGGCGCTGATGAGGCGTTTGAGGCTTCTGCCCCAGAGCAACAGCCGCTGCCCGCAGAGCCCGAGCATCAGCCAGCTCAGCAGAATCAGTCAGAGCCGCAATCTGCTGTTCAGCTAAAATCGCAGCCTGATGACCAGCCACTGCCATTGGCCAGTGAATCGCCAGCGCAGCCAGAGGTAGCGGAGGAGACATTACCGGCGGGTGAATTTGTTTGGCAGCGGGATTTTCGCAGCTTGAATATTGCGGGCATGCCGGGGAATCTGGCCAGCCACGGCTCTATGCTGCACCAAGGCAATGACGTGCTGCTGACCATTGACGAGGGCCACGCGCGGCTGCTGAACGCCCGCCACGAAGAAAAAATTCTGGCCGCCTTGAGAATTCGTTTCGGTGACGCCACTGAATTACGTATAGAAAGGGGGCAGCCAGACGACACGCCGGCTGCTTATGAAGAGCGCCAGCGCAAGGTTCGGCAGCAGGCGGCGGAGCAGGCCATTCGCACCGACCCGCTGGTACAATCGATTGTGGATCGATTTGCTGCCCGCGTGGTGGAAGACAGTATTCGACCGATTGAAGTCCCCAAAAAGCGCCCGGCCGACGACAAGAGTCAGGCCGATATAAAGAGCCCGGCCGGCTCAAACAGGAGATAACGTGATGACGGACAACATGGGCGAGCTGATGAAAAAAGCCCAAAAAATGCAAGAAAACATGCAAAAAGCCCAAGAAGAAATCGCCAAAGCAGAAGTGACTGGCGAATCCGGTGCGGGGCTTGTGAGGGTGGTAATGAACGGCCGCCACGACGTTTGTAAAGTGGAGATTGATCCGTCTTTGATGAGCGAAGAAAAAGACATTCTTGAAGACTTGCTGGCGGCGGCAGTGAATGACGCCGTGCGCCGTGTGGACGCCAATCAGAAAGACAAAATGTCTGGCATGATGTCGGGTATGGGTCTTCCTCCCGGCTTTAAGATGCCTTTCTAACTTATTGAATTTTAGGGAATATTATGGCGTTCAGTCCTCTGGTGGATGAGTTGGTTGAAAGCTTGCGGGTGCTACCCGGCGTAGGCCAGAAAACCGCCCAGCGTATGGCTTTTCATTTGCTGGAACGCGCTCGCAGTGGCGGTAGCCGCCTGGGTGATGCTTTGGGCCGGGCCATGTACGGCGTGCGCCGCTGTGATTGCTGCCAGAATTTTGCCGACACCGACGTCTGCGGTATTTGCGAAAACCCGGAGCGCAACACCGGTGTGCTGTGCGTGGTGGAAAGCCCGTCAGACCTGTTGGCCATCGAGCAGGCCGGTGACTACCGCGCCGGTTATTTTGTGCTGATGGGGCATTTATCCCCCATTGATGGCATTGGGCCGGAGCAGATTGGCATTGACCGGCTGGTTCACCGGGTGCGCGATGAAGGCGTGACCGAGTTAATACTGGCCACCAATCCCACCGTGGAAGGCGAAGCGACGGCGCACTACATTGCCGACCGCCTGGCCGACAACAACGTACTGATTACCCGGCTGGCCCACGGCATTCCGGTGGGTGGCGAGTTGGGTTATGTCGATGGTTTTACCCTGACCCACGCTTTCCGCGGCCGCAAACCTTTAGCTGGCTAAGCCATTTCCCGATCGGGCAATTTTATGAATGCGAATGAACTTCCCCGGCTGACAGCGCCGGCGCCATCCGAGCCGGTGCTATGGCTGGAGACCCCTGAGCAGCTGGACGACTGGCTGGCGGCGCAGCCCACAGAGCCTTTGACCCTCGATACCGAATTCGAGCGGGTGAGCACCTACTACCCGATACCGGGCCTGGTGCAGCTTGGGCTGGCCGATCAATTTCGCCTGGTGAACCCGGAAGTGGCTGAGGCCTCTGCCGGTTTTCGCGCGGCCTTGGAAGACGGGCAACGCCCGAAGCTGTTGTACGCGGTGAGTGAAGACCTGGAACTGTTTCGCCATTGGTTGGGCATTCCCATGCAGGGCGTGATTGATCTGCAGTTGGGCGTGGCCTTTGCCGGGCTCGGGTTTTCTATGGGTTACGCCAAATTGGTTGAAAGCCTGTTTGGTGAAAGCCTGGACAAAACGCTTACCCGCTCTAACTGGATTTCACGGCCTTTGAGCGATTTACAGCAGCGCTACGCCATTGATGACGTGCGCTTTTTAAAGCCGATTTATGACTGGCTGCAAAACGTTTTACCCAAGCGCGGGCTTCAGCAGGCCTTGGTGGAAGAATCCGCTCGCTTTGCTGCAGACCTGGCAAGCCAGGACGATCCCACCCGGCATTATTTAAAGCTGCGCGGCGGTTGGCCCTTAAGCGCCTCGCAGCAACAAGTGCTGCAGGCGTTGGTTAGCTGGCGCGAGCGCGAATGTCATCGCCAGGACAAGCCCCGTAACTGGGTAATGGCAGACCCTTTGTTGCTGGCAATGGCCGAGACGCAGCCCAAAACCCTGAACGCTCTGTCAGACATTCAGGGCCTGGCATCCGGCCAGGTTCGGCGCCACGGCGATGCTCTGCTGGCGCTGATCGCAAAAGCAGATGCGGCCGATGATGTGGCCATAGAGCCGATTCCGGCGTCGTTGACCCGAGACCAGCAGGGCGTTTACAAGCAGTTGAAAAAACATTTTGTGCGTGCTGCGGAATCGGCTGATATTCCTATAGAATTGCTGGCGCCGCGCAAACGCCTGGAAGCCGTTGTGCAGCAACAGCAGCTGGCGGGTAACCCGTTTTTTGAAGGCTGGCGCAGCCAGATACTGGCTCCGGTTCGGGGCACCATCGAGGAACTGCTTTCGTGACCAAAACCCGCGACTTTGTTTCCGTTTTTCGCAGCAGTAAAAAGCCCGATACCTATCTGTATGTGCGCCGAGGGCACCTTTGGGATGATTTGCCTGAAACCCTGCGCACCTTGTTTGGCAAGCCGGTACACGCCATGGATTTGGTGTTGACACCCGAGCGTAAACTGGCTCGCACCAGCGCCGAACGGGTTCTGGCGGGCATTGCGGACAAAGGCTTTTTACTGCAGATGCCGGAAGAGCAGGACATGGCGATTGTCGAGTTCAAGATGAAACTGGGGCAGCGCAACCGATGATTGCTCAGGTGCCATTCTGGCAGCGCAAACGCCTGCATGAGATGACACCGACCGAGTGGGAATCTCTGTGTGACGGTTGCGGGAAGTGTTGCCTGAACAAGCTGGAAGATGAAGACACCGGTGAGGTATACCACACGGATTTAGTGTGCCAGTACATGGATACTGACACCTGCGGTTGCACGGTTTACCCCGAGCGGTTGAAAAAAGTACCCGGATGCACGCTGATTACGCCGCAAACATTGCCGGATTATCACTGGCTGCCCTCTACCTGTGCCTATCGCACTCTGGCAGACGGTCGCCCATTGGCCGATTGGCACCCGCTGCGCAGTGGCGATCCGCAATCCGTGCACGATGCGGGTGTGTCGGTGCGCGGTAAGGTGGTGTCAGAGGCCGCCGTGGCCGAGCAAGACTGGGAAGAACATATTATTCACTGGGTAATGACATAATGGATGCGGAATTGCAGAACGTGTACTGGCTGTTTTGGGCCGCCTACGGTGTAGGCCTGGTGCTGTTTTTATGGATGATGCAGCGGTTGTTGCGATTTTTGCCGTTTTACGGTTTGCGCACACTGTTGCTGGCTGCGTTGGCGGCTATTCTGGTGGCCCCGGTGGAATCTGTAGACATAGCGGGTTGGTGGATTCCGGCATGGTTGTACGGCGGTTATGAGCTGATTCTGGGTGACAGCGTTGCGGCCAGCGCTGCCTTGTTAAATATTGCCTTGGCCGGCATGGTATTGCTGCTGGTGTGGATTTTGGACCTGGTGCGTTATCGGATGAAACGCTGAGCGTTGAACAATAAATCAGCGGCTGTTCATTTGATGGCCGTTTTACACAGGGAAAACGTGGTGGGACGTTTCATGAAACCAACTCTGGTAGCGCACAAAATACTGTGGCGCGCGCTTATTATTACGCTGGTGGCGGCGTTTGCGGGAATGGTCCAGGCTCAGGCCGAGCAGGGGGATAGCCCGCAGCTGCCGGGCGCGGTGGACGTGCGCATTATTGTTGATATTTCCGGCTCTATGAAGCAGAACGACCCGCAAAATCTACGCCGCCCGGCGGTGCGCTTGTTGGCCCGATTGCTGCCCGATGGCGCGACGTCCGGTGTGTGGACTTTCGGCCAATACGTGAACATGCTGGTGCCCCACCGCGAAGTCAGTGATGCCTGGCGCGATATGGCCATTGCGCAAAGCGACGCGATCAATTCCGTGGCCATGCGCACCAATTTGGGTGCGGCCATTGAAACCGCCAGTGATGGTTACTTTACCGGTGGCGTACTGAGTAACACTCACTTTATCGTGCTTACCGACGGCAAGGTGGACATTAGCCGAAACCCCAGCGCCAATAAAGCCGAAGCTAACCGCATTCTGGATACTTTGGTTCCGCCGTTGAAGCAACAGGGCGCGCGGTTTCACGCAGTAGCGCTGTCGGCCGAGGCAGACACCGAGTTTCTGCGTAAACTGGCCTCCGATTCAAACGGCAGCTTTCACGTGGCAGAAAATGCGGATGATTTGAGCCGCGCCTTCCTGGACGCTTTTAACGCCGCCGTGCCGCAAGAGCAGACGCCCATAGACGACGACGGCTTTATGGTAGACGCCGGTGTAACCGAATACACCGCGCTGATTTTCTGGGGCGACAATGAAACATCTGACAACCGCGCCTTGGCTTTGAAAGCGCCCGGTGCAGACGCGACCACCTTGCAGCAGCACCCGGACAATATTCGCTGGGCTCGCGAACCGGGTTATGACCTGATTACCGTAACCGACCCCGTAGCCGGCCGCTGGAGCCTGGACGGCCAGCTAGGCGAGGGCAGCCGTGTAAGCGTAGTGAGTGATTTGCGGATGATTGTGAGTCCCATTCCCGGCACCTTCTCCATTGAGAAACCGCTGGCGATTCGAGTCGGGCTGTTTGACGGTGATGAACCGATTACCAATGCCGATTTTCTGAGTGTGCTGACCGTTAACCTGACGCTGGCTAATGAAGATGGCCGTAGCGGTACCAAGGTGTTGTCAGAGCAGAGCCCGCCAGCAGATGGCGTGTATCGCTATAACATTGCCGAAATGCCGACCGCCGGCCAGTACCAGGTGATTGTGGAAGCGCGCAGCAGTACCTTTGCGCGCAAGTTCTCTGGAACTACGCGGTTTGAACCTGCTGCCGGTGCCGAAGCGTCCGCCGCAGACGCGCCACTGTTTGCACCTGAAAT encodes the following:
- the recR gene encoding recombination mediator RecR is translated as MAFSPLVDELVESLRVLPGVGQKTAQRMAFHLLERARSGGSRLGDALGRAMYGVRRCDCCQNFADTDVCGICENPERNTGVLCVVESPSDLLAIEQAGDYRAGYFVLMGHLSPIDGIGPEQIGIDRLVHRVRDEGVTELILATNPTVEGEATAHYIADRLADNNVLITRLAHGIPVGGELGYVDGFTLTHAFRGRKPLAG
- a CDS encoding HRDC domain-containing protein, encoding MNANELPRLTAPAPSEPVLWLETPEQLDDWLAAQPTEPLTLDTEFERVSTYYPIPGLVQLGLADQFRLVNPEVAEASAGFRAALEDGQRPKLLYAVSEDLELFRHWLGIPMQGVIDLQLGVAFAGLGFSMGYAKLVESLFGESLDKTLTRSNWISRPLSDLQQRYAIDDVRFLKPIYDWLQNVLPKRGLQQALVEESARFAADLASQDDPTRHYLKLRGGWPLSASQQQVLQALVSWRERECHRQDKPRNWVMADPLLLAMAETQPKTLNALSDIQGLASGQVRRHGDALLALIAKADAADDVAIEPIPASLTRDQQGVYKQLKKHFVRAAESADIPIELLAPRKRLEAVVQQQQLAGNPFFEGWRSQILAPVRGTIEELLS
- a CDS encoding YbaB/EbfC family nucleoid-associated protein; the encoded protein is MTDNMGELMKKAQKMQENMQKAQEEIAKAEVTGESGAGLVRVVMNGRHDVCKVEIDPSLMSEEKDILEDLLAAAVNDAVRRVDANQKDKMSGMMSGMGLPPGFKMPF
- a CDS encoding YcgL domain-containing protein, producing the protein MTKTRDFVSVFRSSKKPDTYLYVRRGHLWDDLPETLRTLFGKPVHAMDLVLTPERKLARTSAERVLAGIADKGFLLQMPEEQDMAIVEFKMKLGQRNR
- the dnaX gene encoding DNA polymerase III subunit gamma/tau is translated as MSYQVLARKWRPRTFEDMVGQEHVLQALIHALESQRLHHAYLFTGTRGVGKTTIGRLLARCLNCETGITAKPCGVCGSCREIQEGRFVDLIEIDAASRTGVDDMRELTDNVQYSPTRGRFKVYLIDEVHMLTTQSFNAFLKTLEEPPEHVKFLLATTDPQKLPVTVLSRCLQFNLKRMTPEHIAGHLNHVLTAEKIPFEEPALWLLARAADGSMRDALSLTDQAIAFGNQQLAASDVSSMLGTINQRDIESLVGTLVGRDGPALLTEISRIADFAPDYGVILADLLSLFHRVTMEQVVPGSADNALGDAHQIHALAKKLSAEDAQLFYQVALMGRKDLAITPDARMGFEMTLLRMLAFRPGTARREPPTAIAAESAPAGNRDEPDPVAASSNQPAAPVPAKPEPVAPAASAAPPAAARMPVESIPPWEPQPGTDVDYPDDGALYGADEAFEASAPEQQPLPAEPEHQPAQQNQSEPQSAVQLKSQPDDQPLPLASESPAQPEVAEETLPAGEFVWQRDFRSLNIAGMPGNLASHGSMLHQGNDVLLTIDEGHARLLNARHEEKILAALRIRFGDATELRIERGQPDDTPAAYEERQRKVRQQAAEQAIRTDPLVQSIVDRFAARVVEDSIRPIEVPKKRPADDKSQADIKSPAGSNRR
- a CDS encoding YcgN family cysteine cluster protein produces the protein MIAQVPFWQRKRLHEMTPTEWESLCDGCGKCCLNKLEDEDTGEVYHTDLVCQYMDTDTCGCTVYPERLKKVPGCTLITPQTLPDYHWLPSTCAYRTLADGRPLADWHPLRSGDPQSVHDAGVSVRGKVVSEAAVAEQDWEEHIIHWVMT
- a CDS encoding VWA domain-containing protein, translated to MKPTLVAHKILWRALIITLVAAFAGMVQAQAEQGDSPQLPGAVDVRIIVDISGSMKQNDPQNLRRPAVRLLARLLPDGATSGVWTFGQYVNMLVPHREVSDAWRDMAIAQSDAINSVAMRTNLGAAIETASDGYFTGGVLSNTHFIVLTDGKVDISRNPSANKAEANRILDTLVPPLKQQGARFHAVALSAEADTEFLRKLASDSNGSFHVAENADDLSRAFLDAFNAAVPQEQTPIDDDGFMVDAGVTEYTALIFWGDNETSDNRALALKAPGADATTLQQHPDNIRWAREPGYDLITVTDPVAGRWSLDGQLGEGSRVSVVSDLRMIVSPIPGTFSIEKPLAIRVGLFDGDEPITNADFLSVLTVNLTLANEDGRSGTKVLSEQSPPADGVYRYNIAEMPTAGQYQVIVEARSSTFARKFSGTTRFEPAAGAEASAADAPLFAPEIDVANPFKPVTPAESQLLVDAAPSAAEAPASELVNEPAADVEPVVEPVTEPEPAKDPEPAPEPEAAIPPIDVSELDKPELAESENADSAIAPWMMAAGAGVLLVLALLIWLLLRKRKNIDETDAEAGAEANVEAEAAAPVPAPEVAAVPVITDIDEPENVPELSPDDLIEPEPAAEPVVDETSVPTIEPLPEETIPLIEPEEDDPEPLAFDDDFDLSEFDDLPDAEVEKGAEKGAEKDTDPEPKKTPDNDRKK